GGCGCGCTGCCCGCGCTGCTGTCCGGGCTGCGACTGTCGATGACGCTCAGCGTGATCGCGCTGATCGCCGCCGAGGAGATCAACTCCACCGAGGGGATCGGCTACCTGATGGCCCAGGCGCAGAACTTCTCGCGCACCGACGTGCTCGCCGTCTGCATCCTGATCTACGGCCTGCTCGGCCTGGCCGCCGACGGCGCGGTGCGCGTCCTGGAACGCGTGCTGATGCCCTGGCGCCCCGGCACCGGACGGCGGGGGGCCGGACGGTGAGCGACACCCGCACCCCCGCCGTCCACCTCCGGGGCCTGCGCCGGGTGTTCGGCACCCGCGCCGTCCTGGACGGCATCGACCTGGACATCGCCCGCGGCGAGTTCCTGGCCCTGCTCGGCGCGTCCGGCACCGGCAAGACCACCCTGCTGCGCATCCTGGGCGCGCTCGACCGGGCCGACGGGGGCACCGTGCTCGTGCCGCCCTCGCGGACCGTGGTCTTCCAGGAGCCCCGGCTGATCCCGTCCAAGCGCGTCCTGGGCAACGTCACCGTCGGCCTGCCGCGCGGCGCCGCCACCCGGGAGACCGGCCGCCGGGCCCTGGCCGAGGTCGGCCTCGCCGACCACGCCGACGCCTGGCCCGGCACCCTCTCCGGCGGCGAGGCGCAGCGCGCCGCGCTCGCCCGGGCCCTGGTCCGGGAGCCCGAACTGCTGCTGCTGGACGAGCCGTTCGCCGCCCTGGACGCGCTCACCCGGCTGCGCATGCAGGACCTGGTCGGCGAACTGTGCCGCAAGCACCGGCCCGCCGTCCTGCTGGTCACCCACGACGTGGACGAGGCGATCCGGCTCGCCGACCGGGTGGCCGTCCTGCGCGACGGCGCGCTCGTCCGCGACGAGACCGTCGCCGTCGACCACCCCCGGGACCCGGCCGACCCCGACTTCGCGGCGCTGCGCCGCCGCCTGCTCGCCGACCTCGGCGTGCACCGGGACACCGCACCGCAGCACGCCAACTGACCCACCGCCCGAGAGAAGAGACCGCCATGACCGTCACCGTCGGTGTGCACCGCTCCAACCCGTCGCTCTACCACCTGGCCCGACTCG
This is a stretch of genomic DNA from Kitasatospora fiedleri. It encodes these proteins:
- a CDS encoding ABC transporter ATP-binding protein — protein: MSDTRTPAVHLRGLRRVFGTRAVLDGIDLDIARGEFLALLGASGTGKTTLLRILGALDRADGGTVLVPPSRTVVFQEPRLIPSKRVLGNVTVGLPRGAATRETGRRALAEVGLADHADAWPGTLSGGEAQRAALARALVREPELLLLDEPFAALDALTRLRMQDLVGELCRKHRPAVLLVTHDVDEAIRLADRVAVLRDGALVRDETVAVDHPRDPADPDFAALRRRLLADLGVHRDTAPQHAN